A segment of the Streptococcus chenjunshii genome:
AACGGTGAGCGCATCCGCAAACGGATTATGGAAGCTGTACCAACCGCCAAGCATGCCTTTCTCAATCGCGGTGAAGCTGTTCCAAAATCGAAAACTAAGGGACGCTCTTTAGGTGTCGAACATGCCAGCTTTGAGGATTTACAGAAGGCCCTTGCCGGCGTAGTTGGCTGTTTCGATGATGACAATCATTTTGATATCACCAAATCTGATCTTATGCGGCTGGGACTTCTTATGGGGGCTGACAGCCGCAGACGGCGGGAATTTTTAGGAGAAGAACTGCGTATCGGCTATAGTAACGGCAAGCAGCTCCTCAAACGCTTGGAGCTGTTTGGTATAACATTGGAAGACGTAGAGGATACAATGGCAAACTATTATGACAGTTAATATTGGAGGTGCGAATGGCTACAATCAGATTAAAGAGAGGGACTAAGGGTGCCAACATGTTCCGAAAATTTAAAGTTTTTGTTAATGACAGCTGTGTCGGAAAGATTAAGCGGGGAGAAAGTCTCGACATTTCTGTACCAGAAGGCACATATAGTGTTTATTGCAAAATTGATTGGGAACAGAGTAACACGCTAACGGTTAATGTTCCGGCTACTGGTGTTGACTTGCTAGTAAATTCTAAAGGAGCAACTGAATCAGCCTTTAGAAGTTTAATTCCTTTTGATGGAAAGGATAAATACTTAGTTCTTGTTCAACAATAATCAAAGCAAATCCTGATTTAGTGGATGTTATTTAGTGACTAAAACCTTTCTATGACTCATCTCTTAACAGTTTTTAAGTAAAGGAGATAATATGTCGGCTTTTTACTTATGGCTCCCTTTTTTGCTCATCAGATTTGGCCTGCTGAGTATGTTAAGTCAAACAGCCTTGGCACGGGCAGCACATTTTGCGCCGATGACTGGTGCTGAAAAAGCAGCTTATTATATCTACCAAATAACAAATCTGGCTATTCTGGGCAGCGCTTTTTTCCTGAAAACAAGGTTCAATTTGTCTTTGCTCTTTTGGATCAGCGCCGCTTTATACGGTTTGGGCTTAGTGCTTTGCGCTGCAGCTGTATACAGTTTTGCCGGCTCAGGCAGCGAAACATTTAGCAGGAGAGGACTTTACCAGTTTTCCCGCCATCCGATGTATATTGCTTATTTCATTTGTTTTATCGGCATAGCCGGTCTGACGCAGTCCTTGCTGTTCCTGGTCCTTGTTTTAATCTTCCAAATTTCAGCGCACTGGATTATTTTGGCAGAGGAAAGAGAATGTTTAGCGAGGTTTGGGGACGCCTATCGGACTTACAGCAGTGAAGTGAGGCGTTATTTGTAATGAGGGGAACAGAAGTCTCACAGTAAATGTAACGGTTTAGGCAGGCAGTGCATTTTGGGGGATTTGAAGGTATTGAATACAGCCTAAAATCCTAGTGAAAAAAGTCGCAATCGCAGGAAGCCGCAGGCTGCCATACGAGTGAGGCTGCTTCTGTGAGTATGCCTGCCATCATGATGCAAGCATCACTTGTCAGTCTCTATTTTCATACAGATTTTTTCACGGCCTTTGTATTTTGGTGAATTGAACACGGTCTAAACGCTGTGAGAAAAAGAGACGCAATCGTTGGTAGCGTTAGCGACTTACGAGTGTGGCTGCTCTGTGAGTACAGCCTTTCCTTGAGTCTTTAGTGACTCGGCGGTCAGGGTCCTATTTTCTCTTTGCGTTTTTTACGGCCTTTGTATCTTAGAGGAGGAGAAAGTGGGAAAAATGATTATCACAGGCGGCAACAGCGGTATCGGCTACCAAGCTGCCAAGCAGCTGGTACAAAAAGGCTGGCAGGTCACCCTTTTTTGCCGCAATGAAGAGCGCGCTAAAACAGCCTGTCAGAAAATTTCCGCAGAAACGGGCAGTCAGCAGGTTGATTATATACTGGCAGATTTATCCGATATGGCCAGTGTCAGAGCTGCAGCGACAGTCTACCTTGAAAATCATGGCAGTCTCGATGTGCTCATTAACAATGCAGCGGACTTTGACCTCTCTGTCAAAAAACCGGTTCTGACTAGAGATGGTCTGGAAAAACAATTTGCGACCAATGTTCTGGCCCCCTATTTGTTATCAGAGCTCCTAATGCTTGCTTTAGAAAACGCCGATGACGGAAGGATTCTCAATATCTCCTCCAAGGGTTTGGCGGTATTTCCGAAGATCAGTCTGGATTTTAACAACTTGAACAGCGAGAAAACCTACTCCCCTACAAAAACCTATTATCAAAATAAGCTGGCACTTTTAATGCTGTCCCTTTACCAAAGAGAGAAATACCCGAATGTCAGCATTCAGGCCATCCGTGTACCCAATGTTAAACTTGATATCTCGCGCTATCCCAATCTTAGTCCTTTGATGAAGACGGTTTACAAGTTAAAATCACTATTGTCCATATCAGCCGAAGAGATGGCGGAAGTCTATACTGCCTTAGCCAGTGAACCAGGATTTGACGGCTTTTTGTACGATGAACACTGCCGGGAAATCAGAGCCAACTCTTCTGCTTATGATAAAGCAGGGCAGGAAAGGCTTTGCTGTATACTGGATAAGTTAATCCAACTATAAAAACGGAGAAAGAATAATTTATGAGAATCGCAGATTACCGTGTGACCCGCGCCATCCTTGAGCGTCACGGCTTTACCTTTAAAAAAGCTTTGGGGCAGAATTTTTTGACAGATGCTAATATTCTGCAGAAAATTGCAGATACGGCAGAGCTTGACAGGAATGTTAATGTTATTGAAATTGGCCCCGGTATCGGCGCTTTGACCGAATTTTTGGCAGAAAAAGCCGCTGAAGTCATGGCTTTTGAAATCGATGACCGCTTAGTACCGATTTTAGCGGACAGCCTGTGTGATTTTAGCAATGTCAAAATAATCAATGAAGATATTTTAAAGGCAGATTTGCCAGCCCGGATTAAGGAATTTGCTAATCCCAATCTCCCTATCAAGGTAGTCGCCAATCTTCCCTACTACATCACAACTCCGATTCTCATGCATCTGATTGAGAGCAAGATTCCCTTTGCAGACTTTGTGGTCATGATGCAAAAAGAAGTGGCTGACCGCATTTCTGCCGAGCCCAATACCAAAGCTTACGGTTCTCTGTCTATCGCTGTTCAGTATTATATGACAGCCAAGGTTGTCTTTACTGTTCCGCGTACAGTTTTTATACCATCACCAAACGTAGACAGTGCGATTCTTAAGATGACACGCCGAGAGCAGCCGCTAGTTATGGTGAAAGATGAGGACTTCTTTTTCCGCATATCCAAAGCTGCTTTTGTCCATCGCCGCAAAACTCTCTGGAACAATTTGACCAGCCATTTTGGCAAATCAGAGGAAACCAAAGCCAAGCTGGCAGAAAGTCTAAAAAAAGCTGGGGTTCAGCCTTCTGTCCGTGGGGAAACACTGTCGCTGGCTGATTTTGCCAGTCTGGCCGATGCGCTAAAGGAAGCAGGTTTGTGATGATACAGGAACTTTTGTACGGCAGAACTCGTACCTATCTAATTGAGGGTAAGCGGAAAAACATTTTGATAGATACTGACTGGCCGGGGACTCTGCCGCAGTTTTTTAAGGCTATTAAGCGAGCTGGGGTAACAGTGGATACTATCGCCTATCTTCTTATTACGCACTACCATCCTGATCATATGGGGTTGACTCAAGATTTAGTAGATTTAGGCATTCAGTTAGTTGTCATGGATGTGCAGATGGATTTTATTCATCAGTCAGATTCGATATTTACAAAAGGGGACTATCGGGATTTTAAAGCGATTAAGGAGGAAGAATGTCTTTTCTTGCCCTGTGCTCAAAGCCGGTCTTTTTTGTCAGACTTAGGTATTAGCGGAGAGATAGTCCATACCCCTGGGCACAGTGAGGATAGTGTTTCTTTGGTGCTGGATAGTGGGCAGGCAGTTGTCGGCGATCTTTATCCATTGAAGCAGACAGTGTTATATGATAATCCAGTTTTGACAGCAACATGGAATGACTTACTGAGACGTCAGCTGACAACTGTCTATTATGCCCACCCTTTACCAGATAATGTGAGCTGCTGGCGGTCAGTTGAAGAATTTGAAACATCGCAAACAGCAGATGATTTCTAA
Coding sequences within it:
- the rnmV gene encoding ribonuclease M5, with product MNSKIKIQEVLVVEGKDDTVNLRCFYDVDTYETKGSAINEADLERIDRLNTLRGVIVFTDPDFNGERIRKRIMEAVPTAKHAFLNRGEAVPKSKTKGRSLGVEHASFEDLQKALAGVVGCFDDDNHFDITKSDLMRLGLLMGADSRRRREFLGEELRIGYSNGKQLLKRLELFGITLEDVEDTMANYYDS
- a CDS encoding methyltransferase family protein, which codes for MSAFYLWLPFLLIRFGLLSMLSQTALARAAHFAPMTGAEKAAYYIYQITNLAILGSAFFLKTRFNLSLLFWISAALYGLGLVLCAAAVYSFAGSGSETFSRRGLYQFSRHPMYIAYFICFIGIAGLTQSLLFLVLVLIFQISAHWIILAEERECLARFGDAYRTYSSEVRRYL
- a CDS encoding SDR family NAD(P)-dependent oxidoreductase — encoded protein: MGKMIITGGNSGIGYQAAKQLVQKGWQVTLFCRNEERAKTACQKISAETGSQQVDYILADLSDMASVRAAATVYLENHGSLDVLINNAADFDLSVKKPVLTRDGLEKQFATNVLAPYLLSELLMLALENADDGRILNISSKGLAVFPKISLDFNNLNSEKTYSPTKTYYQNKLALLMLSLYQREKYPNVSIQAIRVPNVKLDISRYPNLSPLMKTVYKLKSLLSISAEEMAEVYTALASEPGFDGFLYDEHCREIRANSSAYDKAGQERLCCILDKLIQL
- the rsmA gene encoding 16S rRNA (adenine(1518)-N(6)/adenine(1519)-N(6))-dimethyltransferase RsmA → MRIADYRVTRAILERHGFTFKKALGQNFLTDANILQKIADTAELDRNVNVIEIGPGIGALTEFLAEKAAEVMAFEIDDRLVPILADSLCDFSNVKIINEDILKADLPARIKEFANPNLPIKVVANLPYYITTPILMHLIESKIPFADFVVMMQKEVADRISAEPNTKAYGSLSIAVQYYMTAKVVFTVPRTVFIPSPNVDSAILKMTRREQPLVMVKDEDFFFRISKAAFVHRRKTLWNNLTSHFGKSEETKAKLAESLKKAGVQPSVRGETLSLADFASLADALKEAGL
- a CDS encoding MBL fold metallo-hydrolase translates to MIQELLYGRTRTYLIEGKRKNILIDTDWPGTLPQFFKAIKRAGVTVDTIAYLLITHYHPDHMGLTQDLVDLGIQLVVMDVQMDFIHQSDSIFTKGDYRDFKAIKEEECLFLPCAQSRSFLSDLGISGEIVHTPGHSEDSVSLVLDSGQAVVGDLYPLKQTVLYDNPVLTATWNDLLRRQLTTVYYAHPLPDNVSCWRSVEEFETSQTADDF